The Haloterrigena turkmenica DSM 5511 nucleotide sequence TTTCCAGCGGAATGGACTCTACCATGCAAGAGGAAGATGAGGAGTTGTAATGAAATAAGTTGTCATTATTTCTTCGATAGACAGCATGATTTCTGAGATTCGGTGAGGAATTATGTCGTATCAGGACCTCTATACCCGCATATCCACGGGTTCGCTCGATTGGCTCGGGTAACTGCAAAGGGAAGCCGTTACCCGCGATTCAGCGTTACTACCGCTAGAAGTGATATTCAAATGCTATTTTGTGCTTCTCCGCGGTCTTGCCGATGTCTCTGACGACCGTTGGCGTGTCTCGCACGGAATCGAACGCTATCGCTCGGCGATGGTGCCGTAGAATAACAGTGCTATCACAGTTATCCGCAGCCGCCTCGAAACTCTACTTATAATTCTTCTACCACGTTTTGGTGAAGATCTGGGTGAGCGATAATTATATTTGTACTCGACTGGCACCACGGAGTGTACAATTATGAACGCAGACGACAGCTTGCCGGACCAAGCGGACACTGTTATTGTCGGTGCCGGTATTGTCGGGTGCAACCTGGCATACCAGCTCACTGAACTCGGCCGAGACGACGTCGTCGTCGTCGATCAGGGACCGATGCCAACCACTGGCGGGTCTTCCAGCCACGCACCGGGGATCATGTTCCAGACTTCCGAGTCGAAGATCCTCTCGAAGTTCGCCAAGTACAGCCGTAACCTGTACTCGGACCTGGAAGACGACGACGGAGTTCAGGCCTACAAGGAAGTCGGCGGCATCGAGGTCGCGCGGAGCGACGAGCGGATGGACTACCTCCAGCGCCGCGTTGAGTGGGCCGAATCCTGGGGGCTCCCGAACCCGGAGGTCCTCTCGCCCGAGGAAGTAGAAGAAAAGCTGCCGCTCGTCGACACCGACGTGATCCAGGGAGGGTACTACTCACCGACTGACGGCCAGGTGTCTGGCGTCGTCGCCTGCGCTGCCCTCGCCAGAGAAGCCATGGACCGGGGAGCGAAGTTCGTTCCGCATACCCGCACCGAAGACGTCGAGACCGAGAACGGGTCGGTCAGCTCGGTTATCACCGAAAATGGGACTATCGAGTGTAACGAGGTCGTCATCGCGACGAACATCTGGGCGCGTCAGCTGGGCGAGAAACTCGACGTTCACCTCCCGGTGACGCCGGTCGAGCACCAGTACACGATGACCGAGTCGCTCGAGGATCTCGCCGACAACCGGGTCGACGTCAGCGATCACCCGCTGTACGAGAACTATAAGGGCGTCTCCGGAGACAAAACCGACCGCCTGCTCGCGAGTCCTGACCGGCCGATCCTCCGCGATCAGGACAACGCGATGTACTTCCGGACGCACGGGGACTCCTACGGAATCGGCTCGTACAACCACGAACCCATTGTACCTGATCCGCAGGACCTCGGCGGCAACGAGGAAGACGCTGAACAGGGCTCGGTCCACGAGTTCACCGAGTATCACATGAACAACGCGACGCACCCGGATCGGCCGGACAAGGCGCCCCGCCAGGCCAGCGACGAACTGCTGCCCGCCACCGAGGGGAAGGAACTCGAACACAAATACAACGGGATGTTCGCGGAGTCGCCGAACGGCCTGCCGGTGATGGGTCCGGTCCAGAAATACGACGGTCTCTGGACCGCGGCCGCCATCTGGGTCACTCACGCCGGCGGCGCCGGCAAGGCGCTCGCCGAGTGGATGGAAAACGGTATCCCTCGTCTCTCCGACGGACCGATCGACCTCCGGCACTGCAACGTCAATCGGTTCGACGCCCACGAAGGCAGCTGGGACTTCGCGCGAGACATCGGCGGCGAGGAGTACCGCATCGTCTACAACATCATGCACCCGAAGTGGGTCTGGACGGATCATCAGCGCGACATCCGCCGCACGCCGATGTACCACAGCCACAAGGAACTCGACGCCGAGCTGTGGGCCGAAGCCGGGTGGGAGGAACCGCAGTGGTTCGAGTCCAACGCCGACCTGCTCGCCGAGTACGGCGAGCAGATCCCGGACCGCGAGGGCTGGGTGGGCAAGTACTGGTCGCCCATCGAGGGCGCGGAGGCGCTCCACGTCCGCAACAAGGTCGGCCTCCACGACATGACGTCGTTCAATAAGATGGAGGTCGTCGGGAGCGATGCCGGAGACTTCGTCCAGCGCCTCTGTACGAACGACATGGACCTCGACATCGGCGACGTCCGGTACACCTTGATGTGTAACGAGGAGGGCGGCGTCCGCGCGGACATCACCGTCACGCGCGTCGACGACAACCGCTACCTCCT carries:
- a CDS encoding GcvT family protein; protein product: MNADDSLPDQADTVIVGAGIVGCNLAYQLTELGRDDVVVVDQGPMPTTGGSSSHAPGIMFQTSESKILSKFAKYSRNLYSDLEDDDGVQAYKEVGGIEVARSDERMDYLQRRVEWAESWGLPNPEVLSPEEVEEKLPLVDTDVIQGGYYSPTDGQVSGVVACAALAREAMDRGAKFVPHTRTEDVETENGSVSSVITENGTIECNEVVIATNIWARQLGEKLDVHLPVTPVEHQYTMTESLEDLADNRVDVSDHPLYENYKGVSGDKTDRLLASPDRPILRDQDNAMYFRTHGDSYGIGSYNHEPIVPDPQDLGGNEEDAEQGSVHEFTEYHMNNATHPDRPDKAPRQASDELLPATEGKELEHKYNGMFAESPNGLPVMGPVQKYDGLWTAAAIWVTHAGGAGKALAEWMENGIPRLSDGPIDLRHCNVNRFDAHEGSWDFARDIGGEEYRIVYNIMHPKWVWTDHQRDIRRTPMYHSHKELDAELWAEAGWEEPQWFESNADLLAEYGEQIPDREGWVGKYWSPIEGAEALHVRNKVGLHDMTSFNKMEVVGSDAGDFVQRLCTNDMDLDIGDVRYTLMCNEEGGVRADITVTRVDDNRYLLLTTGREVGNNHVAWVREQSPEDVVVNDVTSSLAAMVCTGPNARKVLSEVTDVDLSDEAFPFFTSQQFFIKNVPVTALRVSYAGELGWELYTPSEYGEQLWEHLMEAGEEYDIRPYGNGALNALRIEKGFRLWGEDLHTEHNPYETDLGWAVDLETDFIGKEAVVEAAEGNNIDHKVACLTLDDEEATILPHRPIFDGDEPIGYVHSAEYGYTVGACVVYTYLPPEYAEPGTELEIEYEGERYDATVREEPLLD